Proteins encoded together in one Anoxybacillus flavithermus window:
- a CDS encoding THUMP domain-containing class I SAM-dependent RNA methyltransferase — MGQITLIATAAMGLESIVADEVRALGYDCQVDNGKVTFVADERAICRTNLWLRTADRVKVKVGEFRATTFDELFEQTKTLPWAQFLPVDAQFPVVGKSVKSTLFSVSDCQAIVKKAIVEHLKQHYGVSWFEETGALFRIEVALHKDVATLTIDTSGVGLHKRGYRVRQGEAPLKETLAAALVRLTNWIPDRPFVDPFCGSGTIAIEAALIGQNIAPGFNRDFVSEQWSWIPPHLWDEAREEVEDLARYDQPLHIVGFDIDHRMVDIAKTNAQEAGLADLITFKQMQVKDFRTKEEYGVIVGNPPYSERLGEKEEVEQLYREMGKTFAALDTWSIYILTSHRHFEQLYGKQATKRRKLFNGFIETQYYQFWGPRPPRSYDKLSH; from the coding sequence ATGGGACAGATCACATTAATTGCTACTGCAGCAATGGGGCTTGAGTCGATTGTTGCAGATGAAGTGCGTGCGCTCGGGTATGATTGTCAAGTGGACAATGGAAAAGTGACATTTGTGGCGGACGAGCGGGCGATTTGCCGTACAAATTTATGGCTTCGCACAGCTGACCGTGTAAAGGTAAAAGTAGGGGAATTTCGCGCAACGACGTTTGATGAGTTATTTGAACAAACAAAAACGCTTCCGTGGGCACAGTTTTTACCGGTTGATGCCCAATTCCCTGTTGTAGGAAAATCAGTCAAATCAACATTGTTTAGTGTATCCGATTGCCAAGCGATTGTAAAAAAAGCGATTGTAGAACATTTAAAGCAACATTACGGTGTTTCGTGGTTTGAAGAAACGGGTGCGTTGTTTCGTATTGAAGTTGCTCTCCATAAAGATGTTGCTACATTAACGATCGATACGAGCGGGGTAGGGTTGCATAAAAGAGGATATCGCGTAAGACAAGGAGAGGCACCATTAAAAGAAACATTAGCGGCAGCGCTCGTTCGGTTGACGAATTGGATACCAGATCGTCCATTCGTTGATCCGTTTTGTGGGTCGGGAACGATTGCGATTGAAGCGGCGCTGATTGGTCAAAATATCGCACCAGGATTTAACCGCGATTTTGTATCTGAACAATGGAGTTGGATTCCACCTCATTTATGGGATGAAGCGCGGGAAGAGGTGGAAGATTTAGCACGCTATGATCAACCGCTACATATTGTCGGATTTGATATTGATCACCGCATGGTCGACATCGCGAAAACAAACGCACAAGAAGCAGGATTAGCAGATTTGATTACATTTAAGCAAATGCAAGTGAAAGATTTTCGAACGAAAGAGGAATATGGCGTCATCGTCGGCAATCCTCCTTATAGTGAACGATTAGGAGAAAAGGAAGAAGTAGAACAGTTATATCGAGAAATGGGAAAAACATTCGCTGCACTCGATACGTGGTCGATTTATATATTGACCTCTCACCGCCATTTTGAGCAATTGTACGGGAAGCAAGCAACGAAGCGTCGCAAATTATTTAACGGTTTCATTGAAACACAATATTATCAATTTTGGGGACCTCGTCCGCCACGTTCATATGACAAGCTGTCTCATTGA
- the tnpC gene encoding IS66 family transposase: MLTVQQAVFTVESLISKVQQQKQLITHQQQVIEQLLKENKQLRKENEQLKYRVQELEARTKKNSSNSHLPPSSDRFANTRSSRQPSGNKPGGQEGHQGTTLRQVEHPHHRVVHRVHTCQGCGVSLRDVKPFKVDIRQVFDVPPVAIEVTQHEREVKSCPHCRCVQQAEFPSHVTNHVQYGPRLTALVVYLHHIQLIPYKRLSDTIEALYQHSISTGTLANMVKRGREALESNMDIIEDALLESNILHVDETSLRINGKLAWVHVACTSRYTYLASHASRGKKATDEIGILPQYKGTMMHDGFGTYPKYTHATHALCHAHHLRELKGFIEQGHTWAMRMTTFLLAAKQAVEAHHGALSEEEARRWERVYDRILERAQHRLETMTPLPKKALAFVRRLQKRKEEALRFLREVHVPFDNNQAERDLRMVKVKENISGTFRVETFAQSFCITRSIVSTLTKHEKNVWDSLCLLLTGDTLDRVLSTT; encoded by the coding sequence ATGTTGACGGTACAACAAGCTGTATTTACAGTTGAAAGCTTAATCAGCAAAGTCCAACAACAAAAGCAGCTCATTACTCACCAACAACAAGTCATTGAGCAACTGTTGAAAGAAAACAAACAGCTACGCAAAGAAAATGAACAACTGAAGTACCGTGTTCAAGAGCTGGAAGCACGCACGAAAAAAAACAGCTCCAATAGCCATTTGCCCCCATCTTCTGACCGTTTTGCCAACACACGTTCTTCTCGTCAACCATCTGGCAACAAGCCAGGCGGACAAGAAGGACATCAAGGAACGACGCTCCGTCAAGTGGAACATCCACATCATCGTGTCGTCCACCGTGTGCATACGTGTCAAGGATGTGGGGTTTCTTTGCGTGACGTCAAACCGTTCAAAGTCGATATCCGTCAAGTGTTTGATGTCCCTCCTGTGGCGATCGAGGTGACACAACATGAACGTGAAGTGAAATCGTGTCCGCATTGTCGATGCGTGCAACAAGCCGAATTCCCATCCCATGTCACGAATCATGTGCAATACGGTCCACGCCTTACTGCGCTCGTTGTTTATTTACATCATATCCAATTGATCCCGTACAAGCGTTTAAGTGATACAATCGAAGCGTTATATCAACACTCGATTAGTACAGGAACCCTTGCCAATATGGTGAAACGAGGACGCGAAGCGCTGGAATCAAATATGGACATCATCGAAGACGCCTTACTTGAATCCAACATCCTGCATGTCGATGAAACGAGTTTGCGCATCAATGGGAAACTCGCATGGGTGCATGTCGCGTGTACATCGAGATATACATACTTGGCTTCTCACGCTTCTCGTGGAAAGAAAGCAACGGATGAGATCGGGATTCTTCCACAATACAAAGGGACGATGATGCACGATGGGTTCGGTACGTATCCGAAATACACACATGCCACCCATGCCCTTTGTCATGCCCACCATTTGCGTGAGTTAAAAGGATTCATCGAACAAGGGCATACGTGGGCGATGCGCATGACCACGTTTCTGTTAGCCGCCAAGCAAGCCGTCGAAGCCCATCACGGTGCACTTTCCGAAGAAGAAGCGAGACGGTGGGAACGAGTGTATGATCGCATCCTAGAAAGAGCACAACATCGATTGGAAACGATGACACCTCTTCCGAAAAAAGCACTCGCTTTTGTTCGACGGCTTCAGAAACGAAAGGAAGAAGCGTTGCGTTTCTTACGTGAAGTACATGTTCCCTTTGACAACAACCAAGCCGAACGCGATCTTCGCATGGTTAAAGTCAAAGAGAACATTTCGGGTACGTTTCGCGTAGAAACATTCGCCCAGTCTTTTTGTATCACAAGAAGCATCGTTTCCACACTGACGAAACACGAAAAAAACGTGTGGGATTCGTTATGTCTTCTGTTGACGGGTGACACGCTTGATCGCGTTCTTTCTACCACTTAG
- a CDS encoding carboxypeptidase M32, producing the protein MKKNIQAVEKQFLQYVKKIMAYKEAISLMYWDLRTGAPKKGIDQRSEVIGMLSQEVFHMSTSEQMAAYIAELSTKSVQEQVSSVTRYTLAECQKEYERNKKIPADEYKQYVILQSKAESVWEEAKAKSDFSLFEPYLKQLVDFTKRFVTYWGTNGHPYNTLLDLYEPGVTVDLLDDVFSKLRNHIVPLVQQINESRNKPKTNFLFQSFPKEKQRAFSLVLLKELGYDFDAGRLDETVHPFAITLNEGDVRITTKYDENDFRTAVFGTIHECGHALYEQNISKEWAGTPLYDGTSMGIHESQSLFYENFIARHYSFWKRYYSLLQQYAPHFVDISLDDFYCAINESKPSLIRIEADELTYPLHIIIRYEMEKALFDDAIEVRDLPHIWNEKYEAYLGVRPKRDAEGILQDVHWAGGSFGYFPSYALGYMYAAQFKYAMEKELTNIDQLIENGEFGRIREWLTNHIHQYGKTKKPLEILYEVTGEGLNPTYLIRYLEDKYKHIYRL; encoded by the coding sequence ATGAAAAAAAATATTCAAGCAGTAGAGAAGCAGTTTTTACAGTATGTCAAAAAAATAATGGCATATAAGGAAGCGATTTCGCTTATGTATTGGGACTTACGTACAGGGGCGCCGAAGAAAGGGATTGACCAACGCTCGGAAGTGATCGGGATGTTATCACAAGAGGTGTTTCATATGTCAACGTCCGAGCAAATGGCCGCATATATTGCGGAACTTTCAACGAAGTCTGTACAAGAACAAGTATCGTCGGTCACTCGTTATACGTTAGCAGAATGCCAAAAAGAGTATGAACGCAACAAAAAAATTCCTGCTGATGAATACAAACAATATGTCATTTTACAATCAAAAGCAGAGAGTGTGTGGGAAGAAGCGAAAGCGAAATCTGACTTTTCGCTTTTTGAACCATACTTAAAGCAACTTGTTGATTTCACAAAACGCTTTGTCACATATTGGGGGACAAATGGACACCCATATAATACGTTATTAGATTTATACGAACCTGGTGTGACTGTCGACTTGTTAGATGATGTGTTTTCAAAATTACGCAATCATATTGTTCCGCTCGTTCAACAAATTAACGAGTCGCGAAACAAACCGAAAACGAACTTTTTATTTCAGTCATTTCCGAAAGAAAAGCAACGAGCGTTTAGTCTAGTCCTTTTAAAAGAATTAGGCTATGATTTTGATGCAGGACGACTTGATGAAACTGTACATCCTTTTGCGATAACGTTAAATGAAGGGGATGTCAGAATTACAACAAAATATGACGAAAACGATTTTCGAACAGCAGTATTTGGTACGATTCATGAATGCGGCCACGCTCTTTATGAACAGAACATCTCTAAAGAATGGGCAGGTACACCGCTTTACGATGGTACGTCGATGGGCATTCATGAGTCGCAGTCGCTGTTTTATGAAAACTTTATTGCTCGTCATTATTCGTTTTGGAAGCGATATTATAGCTTGCTACAACAATATGCTCCGCATTTTGTTGACATTTCATTGGATGATTTTTATTGCGCAATTAATGAGTCCAAACCGTCTCTTATTCGCATTGAAGCGGATGAGTTGACGTATCCATTACATATTATTATTCGATATGAAATGGAAAAAGCGTTGTTTGATGACGCAATTGAAGTAAGAGATCTACCACATATTTGGAATGAAAAATATGAGGCGTATTTAGGTGTTCGTCCAAAACGTGATGCAGAAGGGATTCTTCAAGATGTTCATTGGGCTGGGGGAAGTTTTGGTTATTTTCCGTCATACGCCCTCGGATATATGTATGCCGCCCAGTTTAAATACGCAATGGAGAAAGAGTTGACAAATATTGATCAGTTGATTGAAAACGGGGAATTCGGGCGTATTCGAGAGTGGCTTACAAACCATATTCACCAATATGGAAAGACGAAAAAGCCGCTTGAGATTTTGTATGAAGTAACTGGAGAGGGGTTAAATCCAACTTACTTGATTCGCTATTTGGAAGATAAATATAAACATATTTATCGATTATAA
- a CDS encoding putative bifunctional diguanylate cyclase/phosphodiesterase, whose amino-acid sequence MAQRHNQQLAILFLDLDRFKYINDEFGHYSGDILLKKVANRLKKLLRTKDTLARIGGDEFVVILPKLKDVQEAVSIAEQMIESLQAPFLLHNKDIYISASIGISMYPNDGDDGETLLRRADRAMQKAKESGRNRFELYTAKLDYQSKVVTLENYLRKAIERNELFVYYQPIVNMKTKKIEALEALMRWKQPNIGFVSPAQFIPLAEETGFIVPITKWLLEQTCIHIKAIHSFAPHMKVGVNISAVHFQQDDFVEQVSHIVKANNVHPRFFKLELTESTIMPNAEESVQKLVQLKRYGFKLAIDDFGTGFSSLSYLHRFPIDILKIDQSFIRRLSLYSDDATIVSTIIMMAHNLHLAVVAEGVETEQQYEFLNKQQCDMVQGYYIAKPMPIDEVQQFVQEWDEYINER is encoded by the coding sequence ATGGCGCAACGTCATAACCAACAGTTAGCGATCTTATTTCTCGATTTGGACCGATTTAAATATATTAATGACGAATTCGGTCATTATAGTGGAGACATATTGTTAAAAAAAGTAGCCAATCGTCTAAAAAAGCTACTGCGCACGAAAGATACGTTAGCTCGCATTGGTGGAGATGAATTTGTTGTTATTTTGCCGAAATTAAAAGACGTTCAAGAAGCTGTTAGCATAGCAGAACAAATGATTGAATCATTACAAGCTCCTTTTCTATTACATAACAAAGATATATACATCTCGGCAAGCATTGGGATAAGCATGTATCCGAACGACGGAGATGATGGGGAAACGTTATTACGTCGTGCCGATCGCGCTATGCAAAAAGCGAAAGAAAGCGGAAGAAATCGTTTTGAACTATATACGGCTAAATTAGACTATCAAAGCAAAGTAGTGACGTTAGAAAATTATTTGCGAAAAGCGATTGAACGAAATGAATTATTTGTTTACTATCAACCGATTGTCAATATGAAAACGAAAAAAATTGAAGCATTAGAGGCGTTAATGCGTTGGAAACAACCGAATATCGGGTTCGTTTCTCCTGCGCAATTTATTCCATTAGCAGAAGAGACAGGATTTATCGTTCCAATTACGAAATGGCTGTTAGAACAAACGTGTATACATATAAAGGCGATACATTCGTTCGCTCCGCATATGAAAGTCGGAGTAAACATCTCAGCTGTCCATTTTCAACAAGATGATTTTGTTGAACAAGTATCACATATTGTAAAAGCGAACAATGTTCACCCACGCTTTTTTAAATTAGAACTGACGGAAAGTACGATTATGCCAAATGCAGAGGAATCTGTTCAAAAACTTGTACAGCTTAAACGGTACGGTTTTAAGTTGGCGATTGATGACTTTGGGACAGGTTTTTCTTCTTTAAGTTATTTGCATCGTTTCCCAATCGATATTTTAAAAATTGATCAATCGTTCATTCGACGTCTCTCCTTATATAGTGATGATGCGACGATTGTATCTACAATTATTATGATGGCACACAATTTGCACTTAGCTGTTGTGGCCGAAGGGGTCGAAACAGAGCAACAATATGAATTTTTAAATAAACAACAATGTGATATGGTGCAAGGATATTACATTGCTAAACCGATGCCAATCGACGAGGTACAACAATTTGTTCAAGAATGGGACGAATACATCAATGAAAGGTGA
- a CDS encoding IS1380 family transposase — protein sequence MKDFPIRFVLTDEAITPSAGLALVGYLLHQTKLDKRVNALRLPTVRRDVHISHSDVIRSMIGLLATGKTDFDHIEAYRQDDIFSTSMGIRHVPSSPTLRQRLDQLACLPMIETIIWEESMRLLVRQHATLSPCWAKGKTTWLPLDIDASPFDNSDTKKEGVSRTYKGFDGFTPLFAYAGKEGYIVHAELRPGKQHVQDNMPSFLTTAIRRARPLTSSRLLVRMDAGNDAEANVHVCLKEDVDFVIKRNLRRESKALWFQIASQKGRRVDDGQTEGVQTYELCLPQTAAIDGHTYTYVQVTQVTERTMERNGQLMLVPDYEVESYWVRLEGYEHVRMSDVLALYHDHATCEQFHSELKSDLDLERLPSGKMKTNALVLVMGAFVYNLLRLIGQDLLSDPRHPLHHKVKRRRIKTIIQTVITMAGRLVRRSRQIWMKLTRRSGYSILLLNVYQKWKEAR from the coding sequence ATGAAAGATTTCCCGATTCGGTTTGTATTGACAGATGAAGCGATTACTCCAAGTGCTGGGCTTGCTCTCGTGGGCTACTTACTGCACCAAACGAAGCTGGATAAACGAGTAAACGCCCTTCGGCTCCCAACGGTTCGTCGAGATGTGCACATTTCCCATAGCGATGTCATTCGCTCGATGATTGGCTTGCTTGCCACAGGAAAAACGGATTTTGATCATATCGAAGCGTATCGTCAGGACGATATCTTTTCGACATCAATGGGCATTCGGCACGTACCTTCCTCCCCAACGTTGCGACAGCGTCTCGATCAGCTCGCTTGTCTTCCGATGATCGAAACCATCATTTGGGAGGAATCGATGCGTCTGTTGGTTCGACAACACGCTACCTTGTCCCCTTGTTGGGCGAAAGGGAAAACGACATGGCTTCCCCTTGATATAGATGCTTCCCCATTTGATAACTCCGATACGAAGAAAGAAGGAGTGAGTCGAACGTATAAAGGATTTGACGGTTTTACGCCGTTGTTTGCGTACGCAGGGAAGGAAGGGTATATCGTTCATGCCGAGCTGCGTCCAGGGAAACAACATGTACAAGACAACATGCCTTCGTTTTTAACTACCGCCATCCGTCGAGCTCGTCCGCTGACCTCGTCTCGTCTGCTTGTCCGCATGGATGCAGGAAACGATGCGGAAGCGAATGTGCACGTATGTCTAAAGGAAGACGTGGACTTTGTCATCAAGCGAAACTTACGCCGAGAATCGAAAGCGCTTTGGTTCCAGATCGCTTCGCAAAAGGGCAGACGCGTCGATGATGGACAAACAGAAGGAGTACAAACGTATGAGTTATGCCTTCCACAGACAGCAGCAATCGATGGACACACGTATACGTACGTTCAAGTCACCCAAGTGACGGAACGAACGATGGAACGAAATGGACAGCTGATGCTCGTTCCTGATTACGAAGTCGAAAGCTACTGGGTGCGCCTCGAAGGATACGAGCATGTTCGAATGAGTGATGTGCTCGCATTGTATCACGATCATGCGACATGCGAACAGTTTCATAGCGAACTGAAAAGCGACTTAGATTTAGAGCGACTTCCATCAGGGAAGATGAAAACGAATGCGCTCGTGTTAGTCATGGGAGCATTCGTGTACAACCTTCTTCGCCTGATTGGACAAGATCTATTAAGCGATCCGAGACATCCATTACATCATAAAGTGAAACGCCGCCGCATCAAGACGATCATTCAGACGGTGATCACGATGGCAGGTCGACTCGTCCGCCGATCACGACAGATCTGGATGAAACTGACGCGAAGGAGTGGGTACAGTATACTCCTACTGAATGTGTATCAAAAATGGAAAGAGGCAAGATAA
- a CDS encoding b(o/a)3-type cytochrome-c oxidase subunit 1: MMNGTWKVDARDGKLAMAHIYVAFVALALGGLAGLLQVLVRSGKLELPAGISYYTILTTHGVLLGLVLTTFFIIGFQFAAVSRTAGTLSDRARFWGWVGFWLMTIGTAITAFYILIGEASVLYTFYAPLQAHAGFYIGLTLVVVGSWVSGFAMFAHYAKWKKAHPGQVSPLLTFMSVVNMVLWLVCSLGVAATVLFQLIPWSLGYVDRINVLVSRTLFWYFGHPLVYFWLLPAYMIWYVIIPKIIGGKMFSDSLARMSFILFLIFSIPVGFHHQLVEPGIDPAWKYLQVVLTFMVVIPSLMTAFSMFATFEMYGRSKGATGLFGWLRKLPWGDARFFAPFIGMLFFIPAGAGGLINASHQLNQVVHNTIWVTGHFHLTLATTVVLTFFGAAYWLIPHLTGRVMTKAMNRLAIIQTIVWSIGMIFMSGAMHFAGLLGAPRRSAFSTYGDAPQALEWIPYQIAQAVGGTILFIGIILVLIIVTNLAFFAPKGETEFPVAEVAEQAERTPLVFENWKLWIGITVVLILIAYTVPFIDMIQNAPPGSKGFKLW; this comes from the coding sequence ATGATGAACGGAACTTGGAAAGTAGATGCACGTGATGGCAAATTAGCCATGGCCCATATTTATGTCGCTTTCGTTGCTCTGGCGTTAGGAGGACTCGCTGGTCTATTACAAGTACTTGTACGCTCTGGAAAACTAGAATTACCGGCAGGCATTAGCTATTATACAATTTTAACAACGCATGGCGTATTGCTTGGACTCGTTTTAACTACATTTTTCATTATCGGTTTTCAATTTGCAGCTGTAAGTCGGACGGCTGGAACGCTTTCTGATCGCGCACGCTTTTGGGGATGGGTCGGTTTTTGGCTCATGACAATTGGTACAGCAATTACTGCCTTTTACATTTTAATTGGTGAAGCTTCTGTTTTATATACATTCTATGCACCACTACAAGCACACGCGGGTTTTTATATTGGTTTAACACTTGTTGTTGTCGGTAGCTGGGTGAGTGGATTTGCGATGTTCGCTCATTATGCAAAATGGAAAAAAGCTCATCCTGGTCAAGTAAGTCCGTTACTTACGTTCATGTCTGTTGTTAACATGGTGTTATGGCTCGTTTGCTCGCTCGGTGTTGCAGCAACTGTATTATTCCAACTTATTCCTTGGTCATTAGGTTATGTCGATCGCATTAACGTACTTGTGAGCCGAACATTGTTCTGGTACTTTGGTCACCCGCTCGTCTATTTCTGGTTATTGCCTGCATATATGATTTGGTATGTGATTATCCCAAAAATTATTGGCGGAAAAATGTTTTCAGACTCACTTGCTCGCATGTCGTTCATTTTATTCTTAATTTTCTCGATTCCTGTCGGTTTCCACCATCAACTTGTGGAGCCTGGAATCGATCCAGCTTGGAAATACTTACAAGTTGTTTTAACGTTTATGGTTGTTATTCCATCATTAATGACAGCGTTCTCGATGTTTGCAACGTTTGAGATGTACGGTCGCTCCAAAGGGGCAACAGGATTGTTCGGATGGTTACGTAAACTCCCTTGGGGTGATGCTCGTTTCTTTGCACCTTTTATCGGTATGTTGTTCTTTATCCCTGCTGGTGCCGGTGGTCTTATCAACGCATCACATCAATTAAACCAAGTTGTTCATAACACGATTTGGGTAACGGGCCACTTCCACTTAACATTAGCGACAACCGTTGTATTGACATTCTTTGGTGCAGCTTATTGGCTCATCCCACATTTAACAGGACGTGTGATGACAAAAGCGATGAACCGTTTAGCGATCATTCAAACGATCGTTTGGTCGATTGGTATGATTTTCATGTCTGGTGCAATGCACTTTGCAGGGTTGCTTGGCGCTCCTCGCCGTTCAGCATTTTCAACATACGGAGATGCACCACAAGCGCTAGAGTGGATTCCTTACCAAATCGCTCAAGCAGTTGGCGGGACAATCTTATTCATCGGTATTATTCTTGTGCTCATTATCGTTACAAACTTAGCATTTTTCGCTCCAAAAGGTGAGACAGAGTTTCCAGTTGCTGAAGTTGCTGAACAGGCTGAGCGTACACCACTCGTATTTGAAAACTGGAAATTATGGATCGGCATTACTGTTGTACTCATTTTAATTGCATATACTGTTCCATTTATCGATATGATCCAAAATGCACCTCCTGGCTCAAAAGGATTTAAACTTTGGTAA
- a CDS encoding cytochrome c oxidase subunit II — MHMHKYEKIWLFFGIGSLFVFLAVLGVGAFAQGTQPPSCLTTIDPEKVDQTPPFDKPGLIKTGDNEYQLNIVASAFAYTPNQVEIPKGAKVTINVATKDVIHGFEMAGTNVNMMVEPGYVSSYTQTFDKVGEYVILCNEYCGAGHHLMTAKVKVVEQ; from the coding sequence ATGCACATGCATAAATATGAAAAAATTTGGCTGTTTTTCGGCATCGGTTCATTATTTGTATTTTTAGCTGTCTTAGGAGTTGGTGCATTCGCACAAGGAACACAGCCGCCAAGCTGTTTAACAACGATCGATCCGGAAAAAGTCGATCAAACACCACCATTTGATAAACCTGGTCTTATTAAAACTGGAGACAATGAATATCAACTCAATATCGTTGCTTCTGCATTTGCGTACACGCCAAATCAAGTCGAAATTCCAAAAGGAGCAAAAGTAACGATCAACGTAGCAACGAAAGATGTCATTCACGGATTTGAAATGGCCGGAACAAACGTAAATATGATGGTTGAACCTGGTTATGTAAGCAGCTACACACAAACATTCGATAAAGTCGGTGAGTATGTCATTTTGTGTAACGAATATTGCGGTGCCGGTCACCACTTAATGACGGCGAAAGTGAAGGTGGTTGAACAATGA
- a CDS encoding ATP-dependent DNA helicase, with amino-acid sequence MNKYPFVLNKNENFFDKLNEWIGDVFYDILPEAGFELRDEQIFMAFQLERAFKEKKVMFAEAGVGTGKTIVYLLYAICYARYIGKPAIIACADETLIEQLVKKEGDIAKISRVLNINIDVRLAKSPDQYLCLNKLDDILMTEEEELYEQIFDELPSFVHDHAPLQTFYHYGDRKDYAHLSDEQWSKIAWDPFQDCLACEKRHRCGQTLSRDYYRKAKDLIICSHDFYMEHIWTYEARKREGQLPLLPEASCVIFDEGHLLEFAAQKALTYRMKEATLETLLSRLLENDIREQLAYLIEDTLELSARFFDELMNHAKAVPGSNRQELMFTPSLLQLAQTLRTKVEQIGDELVFESETYTIDHYQLKVVDEYLDQIHHSLYLFIHNRDAITWLESSLDGNTLVIMPRTVQEVLREKVFSKRIPFIFSSATLSNEKSFDYMAKSLGIDEYLSFHVDSPFDYDEQMAIYMPIFENNERTSEKKYAYAIEKIRETNGRALVLFPTREQLNEFKARAQQEEGLTFLFEGDQEISELVSRFQNEEETILCAQHLWEGLDIPGPSLSNVIIWALPYPPDDPVFQAKRKQTDNPFWEVDVPYMILRLRQGVGRLIRQRDDRGIVCIFVTDDEPMQVIETIKRVLPTDVHQK; translated from the coding sequence ATGAACAAATATCCGTTTGTATTAAATAAAAATGAGAATTTTTTTGATAAACTTAACGAATGGATCGGGGATGTATTTTACGATATTTTACCTGAAGCAGGTTTTGAATTGCGAGATGAACAAATTTTTATGGCATTTCAACTTGAGCGGGCATTTAAAGAGAAAAAAGTGATGTTTGCTGAAGCTGGAGTAGGAACAGGAAAAACGATTGTATATTTGCTTTATGCCATTTGTTATGCACGTTATATCGGAAAACCAGCCATTATTGCCTGTGCAGATGAAACGTTAATTGAACAGCTTGTAAAAAAAGAAGGAGATATTGCTAAAATTTCACGCGTTTTAAACATAAACATCGACGTTCGCCTAGCGAAATCGCCCGATCAATATTTATGTTTAAACAAATTAGACGATATATTGATGACGGAGGAAGAGGAATTATATGAACAAATTTTTGATGAATTGCCTTCATTTGTTCATGACCATGCTCCGCTTCAAACGTTTTACCATTATGGCGATCGAAAAGATTACGCTCACTTAAGCGATGAGCAATGGTCAAAAATTGCTTGGGATCCGTTTCAAGACTGTTTAGCGTGTGAAAAACGTCATCGTTGTGGGCAAACGTTATCGCGCGATTACTATCGCAAAGCGAAGGATTTAATTATTTGTTCTCACGATTTTTATATGGAACATATTTGGACGTATGAAGCACGGAAACGCGAAGGGCAGTTACCACTTTTACCTGAAGCGAGCTGTGTCATTTTTGATGAAGGGCATTTATTAGAATTTGCTGCTCAAAAAGCGTTAACATATCGCATGAAAGAGGCGACGTTAGAAACGTTGCTTTCTCGTTTATTAGAAAATGATATTCGCGAACAATTAGCTTACTTAATCGAAGATACATTAGAACTTAGTGCACGGTTTTTTGATGAGTTGATGAATCATGCTAAAGCGGTACCAGGATCCAATCGTCAAGAATTAATGTTCACTCCGTCTCTGTTACAACTAGCACAAACGTTACGAACAAAAGTTGAACAAATTGGAGACGAGCTCGTATTTGAGAGTGAGACGTATACGATCGACCATTATCAATTGAAAGTTGTTGATGAATACTTAGATCAAATTCACCATTCACTATATTTATTCATTCATAATCGGGATGCGATTACATGGCTCGAATCGTCGCTCGATGGCAACACGCTTGTTATTATGCCGAGAACGGTTCAAGAAGTGTTGCGCGAAAAAGTATTTTCTAAACGTATACCATTTATTTTTTCATCTGCCACATTATCCAATGAAAAATCATTTGATTATATGGCAAAAAGTCTGGGTATTGATGAGTATTTATCATTTCATGTTGATTCCCCGTTTGACTATGATGAACAAATGGCGATTTATATGCCGATATTTGAAAATAACGAACGCACATCTGAAAAGAAATACGCATACGCTATCGAAAAAATTCGGGAAACAAACGGGCGTGCACTTGTATTGTTCCCAACGCGCGAACAATTGAATGAATTTAAAGCTCGTGCACAACAAGAAGAAGGACTCACTTTTTTATTTGAAGGCGATCAAGAAATTAGCGAACTCGTTTCGCGCTTTCAAAACGAAGAGGAAACGATTTTATGTGCCCAACATTTATGGGAAGGATTAGACATTCCTGGTCCGTCACTAAGCAACGTCATCATTTGGGCGCTCCCTTATCCGCCAGATGACCCTGTTTTTCAAGCGAAACGAAAACAAACAGACAATCCATTTTGGGAAGTCGATGTTCCATACATGATTTTACGATTACGACAAGGGGTAGGCAGACTTATTCGCCAACGAGATGATCGGGGAATTGTATGTATTTTTGTGACAGACGATGAACCTATGCAAGTGATTGAAACAATAAAGCGTGTACTGCCGACAGACGTACATCAAAAATGA